The Hemibagrus wyckioides isolate EC202008001 linkage group LG25, SWU_Hwy_1.0, whole genome shotgun sequence genome has a segment encoding these proteins:
- the atraid gene encoding all-trans retinoic acid-induced differentiation factor: MTAGVSVFTFSVVYLFCVLFILSSVSVDGQPTDAQLCHMCEGAVQNHSAVWRFCLSEGRIEGRCCFQDEEENILGLDLSNCSLSHVEDLQEASAAVIVDLSSNPVSNMSDFIFQGFNHLSYLILPIKLDCPGGNTSWDRVDINHDTRFCEGQRNACNLTGQISLDCPENSVCMPYGPGFFQCSCAQNFHGYKCLREGNFPMLEVMATLGGSTVVVSLLLWITQRRKIKGT; encoded by the exons ATGACAGCTGGGGTCAGCGTTTTTACGTtctctgttgtttatttattttgcgttttatttattttatccagTGTCTCCGTCGACGGCCAGCCCACTGATGCTCAG TTATGCCACATGTGTGAAGGAGCTGTACAGAACCACAGTGCTGTGTGGAGGTTCTGCCTGTCTGAAGGCAGGATTGAGGGTCGGTGCTGTTTTCAGGATGAAGAGGAGAACATTCTGGG ACTGGATTTATCTAACTGCTCTCTGAGTCACGTGGAGGATCTCCAGGAAGCTTCTGCAGCAGTTATCgt agACCTCTCGAGCAACCCTGTTTCCAATATGAGTGATTTTATATTCCAAGGTTTTAATCATCTCAGCTACCT CATACTACCCATAAAACTGGACTGTCCTGGTGGCAACACATCATGGGACAGAGTCGACATTAACCATGATACGCGGTTCTGTGAAGGACAGAGGAATGCCTGCAATCTAACGGGGCAGATTT CCTTGGATTGTCCTGAGAACTCAGTCTGCATGCCATACGGACCGGGATTCTTTCAGTGCAGCTGTGCTCAGAACTTCCATGGATACAAGTGCCTAAGAGAG GGCAATTTTCCAATGCTGGAAGTCATGGCAACATTAGGTGGGTCCACAGTTGTTGTTTCACTGTTACTATGGATCACTCAACGGCGAAAAATAAAAGGCACCTGA
- the eif2b4 gene encoding translation initiation factor eIF-2B subunit delta, with amino-acid sequence MADSEGKDGDGKLEGIARAKSEGRELTKEEKQRLRKEKKQQKKGKKDDKGPADKGMDKEKKAAPSAAQQPVTQSPAQKVPSAVAAPVSVPTSESSTSADKPAKSKAELKAERRARQEADRTSKQAKKEPGTTSTSKPKAPQSDLQSVVKRLPEHIQVDDPAVVRKLAKKLERQQIPLRSEYGYKVSLFSHLHQYSRKAPLTQQISIPATVIHPSIVRLGLQYSQGIIAGSNARSVALLHAFKQVIQDYSTPPNEELSRDLVNKLKPYISFLNQCRPLSASMGNAIKYIKKEISNIPNQCKEEEAKKKLLSCIDNYVNEKIKLAAEAISKCASEKISDGDVILVYGCSSLVNYILCEAFEKLQRKFRVIVVDSRPRLEGREALRRLVKRGIRCTYVLISALSYILPEVSKVFLGAHALLANGYVMSRVGTSQIALVAKAYNVPVLVCCETYKFCERVQTDSFVSNELDDPDDLIVTRKGKTQLENWQSVKLLGLLNLVYDVTPPDFVDLVITELGMIPCTSVPVVLRVKSVDQ; translated from the exons ATGGCAGACTCAGAGGGAAAAG ATGGAGATGGGAAGTTAGAGGGGATTGCACGAGCGAAG AGTGAAGGTCGAGAACTGACTAAAGAAGAGAAGCAGCGTTTGCGTAAAGAGAAGAAACAGCAGAAGAAAGGCAAAAAAGATGACAAGGGTCCAGCAGATAAAGGGatggataaagaaaaaaaagcagctcCTTCCGCTGCTCAGCAGCCAGTTACACAGAGTCCAGCACAGAAAG TGCCATCAGCCGTTGCTGCTCCTGTCAGCGTACCTACATCAGAGAGCTCTACGTCTGCAGACAAGCCGGCTAAAAGTAAAGCAGAGCTGAAGGCAGAGCGAAGGGCACGTCAGGAAGCAGATCGCACTTCAAAACAGGCTAAGAAAGAGCCGGGTACCACCTCCACAAGCAAGCCTAAAGCTCCACAGAGTGATCTTCAGTCAG TGGTGAAACGATTACCAGAACACATCCAAGTAGATGATCCTGCAGTGGTGAGAAAGCTGGCCAAGAAGCTTGAGAGACAACAG ATTCCTCTGAGGTCGGAGTACGGCTACAAAGTCAGCCTGTTCTCCCATCTGCACCAGTACAGCCGCAAAGCCCCTCTCACACAACAAATCAG cATCCCTGCCACAGTAATCCACCCCTCCATAGTCCGGTTGGGCCTGCAGTACTCACAGGGCATCATAGCCGGCTCGAATGCTCGCTCTGTGGCTTTGTTACATGCCTTTAAACAG GTGATTCAAGACTACAGCACTCCTCCCAATGAAGAGCTGTCCAGGGACCTAGTAAATAAACTGAAGCCCTACATCAG TTTCCTCAATCAATGTCGCCCCCTCTCTGCAAGCATGGGTAATGCAATCAAATACATCAAGAAAGAAATCTCCAATATTCCAAATCAGTgcaaggaggaggag GCTAAGAAGAAACTATTGTCATGTATTGACAACTATGTAAATGAGAAGATCAAGCTGGCTGCTGAAGCCATCTCTAAATGCGCAAGTGAAAAgattagtgatggtgatgtcaTTCTAGTTTATGGATG ctCCTCACTTGTTAATTATATCCTGTGTGAGGCATTTGAGAAACTCCAGAGGAAGTTTCGAGTCATCGTGGTGGACAGTCGGCCCAGACTGGAGGGCAGGGAAGCACTGAGGCGTTTGGTGAAGAGAGGCATTCGCTGTACCTATGTGCTCATTTCTGCCCTCTCCTACATTCTGCCTGAG GTTTCCAAGGTGTTTCTTGGAGCCCATGCCCTTCTGGCTAACGGATACGTCATGTCACGAGTAGGAACATCCCAAATAGCCCTTGTAGCCAAGGCGTACAATGTGCCTGTGCTGGTCTGCTGTGAGACCTACAAGTTCTGTGAACGAGTGCAGACTGACTCCTTTGTATCTAATGAGCTGG ATGACCCCGATGACCTGATCGTGACACGGAAGGGAAAGACCCAGCTGGAGAACTGGCAGAGTGTGAAATTGCTGGGCTTGCTGAACTTGGTTTATGATGTTACTCCGCCAGACTTTGTTGACTTGGTGATCACCGAGCTAGGCATGATCCCCTGTACCTCCGTGCCTGTAGTGCTACGAGTGAAGAGTGTGGATCAGTGA